In one Mucilaginibacter ginsenosidivorax genomic region, the following are encoded:
- a CDS encoding helix-turn-helix domain-containing protein, protein MRPNELVTTEALDAFEKRILEKIEALLQPEKRPGKQWLKSKDVRKLLNISPGTLQNLRINGTLSFTKIGGMMYYKLEDIQKVLEGGKQ, encoded by the coding sequence ATGCGACCAAATGAATTAGTAACAACAGAGGCTCTGGATGCCTTCGAAAAAAGAATCCTGGAAAAAATTGAAGCTCTTCTTCAGCCTGAAAAAAGACCAGGCAAGCAGTGGTTAAAGAGCAAGGATGTGAGAAAACTACTGAATATCTCACCTGGTACTTTGCAAAATTTGCGTATCAATGGTACGCTTAGCTTCACTAAAATTGGCGGCATGATGTATTACAAGCTGGAGGACATTCAAAAAGTTCTGGAAGGAGGTAAACAATGA
- a CDS encoding tyrosine-type recombinase/integrase, which translates to MKIKKNNKSIGLLFQQALDRKLTSDISKLHRDSLRYAYNQFMIFLGPEGREMSIKKLKTSTIEEFLQRYNSSPTSYMNKRRELSSLFNAATRLIDESLMTVKKTEVQKIKPTLHLAYEKDQLKPVLNFLKARQINLYRCCLMTYGCLLRPHEEIRLLTKKHFKINNTEIHLDGSENKGGKIRVVYVPDYVRHELEPVLDGIKRDDNIFSLINEPFNDDYFSKQWSREKKILLSHGLIYPKQTLYSFRHTAAIDVFRRTKDVYMVQKMMGHSSVLITMKYLRSLGEFNMDELKSAAPVL; encoded by the coding sequence ATGAAAATTAAAAAAAATAACAAATCCATTGGCTTGCTTTTTCAGCAGGCGCTCGACAGAAAACTTACATCCGACATCAGTAAACTGCATAGAGATAGCCTTCGTTATGCCTACAATCAGTTCATGATCTTTTTAGGGCCAGAAGGCCGTGAAATGTCAATCAAGAAATTAAAGACGTCTACAATCGAAGAATTCCTCCAACGTTACAATTCATCTCCAACGAGCTACATGAATAAAAGGCGTGAATTGAGCTCCCTTTTTAACGCGGCTACCCGACTAATCGATGAATCTTTAATGACGGTTAAGAAAACAGAAGTACAGAAAATCAAGCCTACACTTCATTTAGCTTATGAAAAGGATCAGCTAAAACCAGTGCTCAATTTTCTAAAAGCCAGGCAAATCAATCTTTATCGCTGCTGCCTGATGACCTATGGCTGCTTATTGCGCCCTCATGAGGAGATACGGCTACTAACTAAAAAGCATTTTAAGATTAACAACACCGAGATCCATTTAGATGGTAGTGAGAATAAGGGCGGCAAGATTCGGGTTGTCTATGTCCCCGATTATGTAAGGCACGAACTGGAACCTGTTCTTGACGGGATTAAAAGAGATGACAATATATTCAGTTTAATTAACGAGCCATTTAATGATGATTACTTCAGCAAACAATGGTCACGGGAAAAGAAAATATTATTGAGCCATGGATTGATATATCCTAAACAGACATTATATTCTTTTCGGCATACCGCTGCGATAGATGTATTTCGCCGTACGAAGGATGTTTATATGGTTCAGAAAATGATGGGACATTCATCAGTGCTTATAACGATGAAATATCTACGAAGCCTGGGTGAGTTTAACATGGATGAGTTAAAATCTGCAGCGCCAGTTTTATGA
- a CDS encoding nucleotidyl transferase AbiEii/AbiGii toxin family protein, with amino-acid sequence MLHKETVKPGTLDLIKKLMRDQQINSFHLVGGTAMALQMGHRESIDIDLFNSGDFDSAQLADHLKTHYDARIKRQSGNYISGSILNVDFDIISHKYPTIRNIDPQEGIRIMSLEDIAAMKINAIVNSGRRVKDFIDIHYLLKKFSYENIMDFYHIKYPKADLVIARLALLYHGEVDLSVPVILKDEKLTWEIVKSSINSAVYEYDWMQHNPGFNREGNDNSEDTGRGRGGYRR; translated from the coding sequence ATGTTACACAAAGAAACAGTTAAACCAGGGACACTGGATCTAATTAAAAAGCTGATGCGAGATCAGCAAATTAATTCATTTCATCTTGTCGGTGGAACGGCTATGGCACTACAAATGGGACACCGGGAATCGATAGACATTGATCTATTTAATTCAGGTGATTTTGACTCTGCGCAATTAGCAGATCACTTAAAAACACATTATGATGCCCGGATCAAACGGCAAAGTGGCAATTATATTAGCGGAAGTATATTAAATGTTGACTTTGACATAATAAGTCATAAATATCCAACGATTAGAAATATAGATCCACAAGAAGGTATTCGAATAATGTCTTTAGAAGATATAGCTGCTATGAAAATAAACGCAATTGTAAATAGTGGACGCAGAGTCAAGGATTTCATAGATATACATTATTTACTTAAGAAGTTTTCTTATGAGAATATAATGGACTTTTATCACATCAAGTATCCAAAAGCTGATCTCGTTATTGCACGTTTAGCCTTACTTTATCATGGAGAAGTTGACTTATCTGTTCCTGTGATTCTTAAAGACGAAAAGCTCACATGGGAAATTGTGAAAAGTAGTATTAACAGTGCAGTGTACGAATATGATTGGATGCAACACAACCCAGGATTTAATCGAGAGGGTAATGATAATTCTGAAGATACGGGAAGAGGCAGAGGCGGGTATCGAAGATGA
- a CDS encoding DUF6922 domain-containing protein, whose protein sequence is MIKEINKRVVLVHWKRFAGIDIDVFSSLKGFCDSYPDFNYHTLNNYLSKKKIPFENDDVKIERQPLIQKVTRPNLPPVLFWDFDFDKIDWRRSRLTIMERVLDKGDESDWKELIRFYGHDNVIYALKEEITYLTDMTTDLVCEYFQLSKKELKCYTKKQLNQGHWI, encoded by the coding sequence ATGATAAAAGAGATCAATAAAAGAGTAGTATTAGTGCATTGGAAACGCTTTGCAGGAATCGATATTGATGTATTTTCAAGTCTTAAAGGTTTTTGCGACAGCTACCCTGATTTTAATTATCATACCCTCAATAATTACCTTTCCAAAAAAAAAATCCCATTTGAAAATGACGATGTTAAAATAGAGCGGCAGCCATTGATACAAAAAGTCACCAGGCCTAACCTGCCGCCTGTATTATTCTGGGATTTTGATTTTGATAAAATTGATTGGAGAAGGTCAAGGCTGACGATTATGGAGCGGGTGCTTGATAAAGGCGACGAATCTGATTGGAAGGAGTTGATACGATTTTATGGCCATGATAATGTTATCTACGCACTGAAAGAGGAAATTACTTATCTGACTGATATGACAACTGACCTTGTTTGTGAATATTTTCAATTGAGCAAAAAAGAGCTCAAATGTTACACAAAGAAACAGTTAAACCAGGGACACTGGATCTAA
- a CDS encoding site-specific integrase, which yields MRTNINLLFYLKKRSTYKNGPVAIYLRFTVDGQRAEASTGKTCEPSRWNTQAGRAIGTKEDVRTLNSYLDTLQAKAQDFHRWMTANNEMVTAESLKNRFIGKTGKARTLITVFEDHNQKMRSLVGQEFEKSTFQRYETALMHTKDFMQWQHNVSDIPITKINFEFLNDFEYYLRSVRKCANNSAIKYIKNLGKIVRICLGNGWLTVDPYLNYKPKTKKVHRVVLTKEELTAIAEKQFPVDRLRLVRDIFLFSCYTGLAYVDVKKLKRSEMTKGIDGDLWIHTNRQKTDTLSRIPILPAALKVIEKYEDNPQCIVDDLLLPVMSNQKMNAYLKEIADLCGISKLLTFHIARHTFATTVTLNNGVPIESVAKMMGHTSIKTTQIYAKVMDHKISSDMAALKVKLSAIN from the coding sequence ATGAGAACTAACATCAATTTGCTTTTTTATTTAAAGAAGCGCTCTACCTACAAGAATGGCCCAGTGGCCATTTATCTGCGGTTTACCGTTGACGGCCAAAGAGCTGAAGCCTCAACTGGTAAAACTTGCGAACCTTCCCGCTGGAATACACAAGCGGGCCGTGCTATCGGCACCAAAGAAGACGTTCGTACCCTCAACTCTTATCTCGACACCTTACAAGCCAAAGCTCAGGATTTCCATCGCTGGATGACTGCAAACAATGAAATGGTTACCGCCGAAAGTCTAAAAAATCGTTTTATTGGTAAAACTGGAAAGGCACGCACTTTAATTACTGTTTTTGAAGACCACAATCAAAAGATGCGTAGCCTGGTAGGGCAGGAATTCGAAAAGAGTACGTTCCAGCGTTATGAAACAGCTTTAATGCATACCAAAGATTTTATGCAATGGCAGCACAATGTATCTGATATACCTATTACTAAAATCAATTTTGAATTCCTGAATGACTTTGAATACTATCTGCGGAGCGTGCGCAAGTGTGCGAACAATTCTGCGATTAAGTATATCAAAAACTTAGGCAAGATTGTCCGTATCTGTTTGGGTAACGGTTGGCTTACTGTTGATCCTTATCTCAATTATAAACCAAAAACAAAGAAAGTTCATCGGGTTGTGCTGACTAAAGAAGAATTGACAGCTATTGCCGAAAAGCAATTTCCCGTAGACAGACTGCGATTGGTTAGGGACATCTTCCTGTTTAGCTGCTATACCGGGCTTGCTTATGTCGATGTTAAAAAGCTTAAACGTTCAGAAATGACTAAGGGAATCGACGGCGATCTATGGATCCATACCAACCGTCAAAAAACAGATACTTTATCCCGCATTCCCATTTTGCCGGCCGCATTAAAAGTTATTGAAAAATATGAAGACAACCCGCAATGCATTGTCGATGACCTTTTGCTACCGGTGATGAGTAACCAAAAAATGAATGCCTATTTAAAGGAGATAGCCGACTTGTGCGGCATTTCCAAACTACTGACTTTCCATATTGCCCGGCATACGTTTGCCACGACCGTAACGCTTAATAATGGCGTTCCGATAGAAAGTGTAGCTAAGATGATGGGGCACACCAGCATCAAGACCACACAAATCTATGCTAAGGTAATGGATCATAAGATCAGTTCTGATATGGCCGCACTTAAAGTTAAGTTGTCGGCAATTAATTAA
- a CDS encoding DUF4249 domain-containing protein, whose translation MNKIKKPSIWCLLILAGIVVIGCKKPYNPSIISTPNHYLVVEGVIDVGDSVTVIKLSETVNLGDNVKTSGLAGYTVNIQDEGGANVAELKEVPGQSGKYASAAVLTLDQTKKYRLHISGNSKEYASDYIAVKKTPPIDSVGFAPKGGNLNIYVNTHDATNNTRYYRWDYAEAWKFHARYESGFIVDPDTKAIRTRRQNEAMYYCYTGDTSSNTVIASSAKLSSDVIFQTPIIQIPSTAEKLSIRYSILLNQYGLTKEAYEFWENIRKNTEQLGSIFDAQPSQLQGNIHSITNPNEPVIGFITITNIQRKRIFINNSQLPAEWYPVYPYNCSADTALFYNPKTMQHEVQLIIIDGSAIPVSSIVNMNVLIGYTYSTVECTDCRIRGKSLPPPFWKP comes from the coding sequence ATGAATAAGATAAAGAAACCGAGTATATGGTGTTTGTTGATTTTGGCTGGTATAGTAGTTATCGGCTGTAAAAAGCCATATAATCCATCTATTATAAGCACCCCAAATCATTACCTGGTGGTAGAAGGGGTAATTGACGTTGGCGATAGCGTTACGGTGATTAAGCTGAGCGAGACCGTAAACCTCGGCGATAACGTAAAAACATCGGGACTGGCGGGCTATACTGTTAATATTCAGGATGAAGGCGGTGCAAATGTTGCCGAATTGAAAGAGGTACCCGGTCAAAGCGGAAAATACGCTTCGGCGGCAGTGCTAACACTTGACCAAACAAAGAAATACAGGCTACATATTTCGGGGAACAGTAAGGAATATGCCTCCGATTATATCGCGGTGAAAAAGACACCTCCTATCGACAGCGTCGGCTTTGCACCCAAAGGTGGCAACCTGAATATTTATGTTAACACCCATGACGCCACCAATAATACACGCTATTACCGCTGGGATTATGCCGAGGCATGGAAGTTTCATGCCAGGTACGAATCGGGCTTTATTGTGGATCCTGATACTAAAGCAATAAGGACCAGAAGGCAGAATGAAGCGATGTATTATTGTTATACGGGCGATACCTCAAGTAACACGGTTATTGCATCATCCGCTAAGCTGAGTTCAGATGTTATATTCCAAACCCCTATAATACAAATACCCTCTACCGCCGAGAAACTCTCGATACGGTACTCCATTTTATTAAACCAGTACGGCTTAACAAAAGAGGCATATGAGTTTTGGGAAAATATCCGAAAAAATACCGAACAACTTGGAAGTATTTTTGATGCGCAGCCATCCCAGCTACAGGGTAATATTCACAGTATAACCAATCCTAATGAACCGGTTATCGGGTTCATAACCATCACCAATATCCAGCGCAAACGGATTTTTATCAACAACAGTCAATTACCCGCAGAATGGTACCCCGTTTACCCATACAACTGCTCGGCAGATACAGCCCTTTTTTATAACCCTAAAACAATGCAGCACGAGGTGCAGCTAATTATAATTGACGGCAGTGCAATACCGGTTTCGTCAATTGTAAATATGAATGTCTTAATTGGCTATACATATTCAACGGTTGAATGTACCGATTGCCGGATAAGAGGTAAGTCATTACCTCCCCCATTCTGGAAGCCATAG
- a CDS encoding DUF4249 domain-containing protein, whose amino-acid sequence MKGNKHIWILILTAWCAAGCRKPYAPPVITNNKSYLVVEGNIDSGSDSTIITLSTTVNLNTHDTTTFQSGAQVSVEAEGGVSMPLQEQQYQPGRYYAAALNLDKTKKYRLHIVMPGNEYVSDYEGVKVNPPIDSVNYKIGSKGLQIFSNTHDPANNTRYYRWAYEEAWRFHSAFNSGLVVKNGAIVPRSSDEGIYYCYAGDRSSTIILASSAKLTQDVIFENPVILIPPNSEKLGIKYSILLKQYALTKAGYDFWENIKKNTEQLGSIFDAQPSQLVGNIHSVTHPNETVIGYISVTNMQSKRIYISSSALPASWQPDYKGSCELDSALFQNPNSKQNDVKVLILEGPLIPITTILKDSYVVLGYTASTLDCVDCRLRGKTEAPPFWTE is encoded by the coding sequence ATGAAAGGAAACAAGCATATATGGATTTTGATATTAACGGCCTGGTGTGCTGCCGGCTGCAGAAAACCGTATGCTCCGCCGGTGATAACCAATAACAAAAGCTACCTGGTGGTTGAGGGGAATATTGACAGTGGCAGCGATTCGACAATAATAACCTTAAGCACAACCGTGAATCTCAACACGCATGATACAACAACGTTTCAAAGCGGCGCACAGGTATCTGTTGAAGCAGAAGGCGGCGTTAGTATGCCGCTACAGGAACAGCAGTATCAGCCAGGGCGTTATTACGCTGCAGCATTAAATCTTGATAAAACAAAAAAATATCGTCTGCATATAGTGATGCCAGGCAATGAATATGTTTCTGATTATGAGGGCGTAAAGGTTAACCCACCTATTGATAGTGTGAACTATAAGATAGGCAGCAAAGGATTGCAAATTTTTTCGAACACGCATGACCCGGCCAATAATACCCGATATTATCGCTGGGCCTATGAAGAAGCATGGCGTTTTCACTCGGCATTTAACTCGGGCCTGGTGGTTAAAAATGGCGCTATCGTTCCGCGGAGCAGCGATGAGGGCATCTACTATTGCTATGCAGGAGACAGATCGAGCACTATTATTTTGGCATCGTCGGCCAAGCTGACCCAGGATGTAATATTTGAAAATCCGGTTATTTTGATACCGCCTAATTCAGAGAAACTGGGAATTAAATACAGCATCCTTTTAAAACAATATGCGCTTACAAAAGCGGGATACGACTTTTGGGAAAACATAAAAAAGAACACCGAGCAATTAGGCAGCATATTTGACGCGCAGCCATCGCAATTGGTAGGTAATATACACAGTGTTACACACCCTAACGAGACAGTGATAGGGTACATAAGCGTAACCAACATGCAAAGTAAAAGGATATATATATCAAGCAGCGCCTTGCCCGCTTCATGGCAGCCCGATTATAAAGGCAGCTGTGAGCTTGACTCGGCTCTTTTTCAAAATCCTAACAGCAAGCAAAATGATGTTAAGGTATTGATACTTGAAGGACCGCTTATACCAATAACAACAATATTAAAGGATTCTTATGTGGTACTTGGATATACAGCATCAACCCTTGATTGTGTTGATTGCAGGTTAAGAGGAAAGACAGAAGCCCCCCCATTTTGGACAGAATAA
- a CDS encoding DUF4249 domain-containing protein, which yields MIVKNSYIWYFMTTATMMAGCRKPYAPPAVLAPASYLVVEGVIDSGSDSTLITLSRTVNIANKTSLLIDSAAEVAVEREDGASYPLSKFKGRYLVIGLNLDKAKKYRLHIKTGGDEYASDYEPVKLTPPIDSISYKITGAGLQINSNTHDVTNNARYYRWEYEEAWKFHAAVNSGLIVKNGKVTFRDANEMYYYCYAGDRSSNIVLASSEKLLQDVISQNPVTLIPPNSGKLEIKYSIRLKQYALTKGAYAFWENLQKNTEQLGSIFDAQPSQLVGNIHSISNPAEPVIGYVSVTNMQSRRIFISKNVLPDEWNIDLTGCENNAYLFANPNTRQDDVALFILKGGLIPTLSVLDSLGQVIGYRASTVECTDCRVRGNVNAPGFWQN from the coding sequence ATGATAGTAAAAAACAGCTACATATGGTATTTTATGACTACGGCAACAATGATGGCCGGGTGCAGAAAGCCGTATGCACCACCGGCGGTATTGGCTCCGGCCAGCTACCTGGTAGTTGAAGGTGTAATTGACAGCGGTAGCGATTCGACCCTGATAACATTGAGCAGGACAGTAAATATCGCCAACAAAACATCGCTTTTAATTGATTCGGCTGCCGAAGTAGCGGTAGAACGGGAGGATGGCGCGAGTTACCCGCTGAGTAAATTTAAAGGCCGTTACCTGGTTATTGGATTGAACCTTGATAAGGCAAAAAAATATCGTTTGCATATTAAAACCGGGGGGGATGAATACGCATCGGATTATGAGCCCGTTAAATTAACGCCTCCAATTGATAGCATTAGTTATAAGATAACAGGTGCCGGCCTGCAAATAAACTCAAATACGCATGATGTTACCAATAACGCGCGCTATTACAGATGGGAGTACGAAGAGGCCTGGAAATTCCATGCGGCCGTTAATTCCGGCCTCATTGTTAAAAACGGAAAGGTAACTTTTAGAGACGCCAATGAGATGTATTATTATTGTTATGCCGGTGATAGATCAAGTAATATTGTTTTGGCATCCTCAGAAAAGCTATTGCAGGATGTAATATCCCAAAACCCGGTTACGTTGATTCCGCCAAACTCCGGGAAGCTGGAGATAAAATATAGCATACGCCTGAAACAATATGCCTTAACCAAAGGCGCCTACGCATTTTGGGAAAACCTTCAGAAAAACACAGAGCAACTCGGCAGCATATTTGATGCGCAACCATCACAGTTGGTTGGCAATATTCATAGCATAAGCAACCCCGCCGAACCGGTAATTGGCTATGTAAGTGTAACCAATATGCAAAGCCGAAGAATTTTTATATCAAAAAATGTTTTACCGGATGAGTGGAATATAGATTTGACAGGGTGCGAAAATAATGCCTACCTATTTGCTAATCCCAATACCCGCCAGGATGATGTAGCCCTTTTTATTTTAAAAGGCGGCTTAATACCAACATTAAGCGTATTGGATAGTCTGGGCCAGGTAATAGGATACCGGGCATCAACGGTAGAGTGCACCGACTGCAGAGTGAGAGGAAATGTTAACGCACCAGGTTTTTGGCAAAACTGA
- a CDS encoding DUF4249 domain-containing protein has protein sequence MCRGGNYMVYLILLTATTPACRKPYAPNPVSAPGSYLVVEGVIDPGADSTIITVSNSVHLSDTTSLATETSARLTVESEAGASYSLNEFKAGRYLAIGLNLDKTKKYRLHIRTSGGQEYASDYVPVKPTPPIDSVTYKVTSSGLQINSNTHDATNSTRYYRMAYEEAWKFHARFNSGLIVKNGEIVPRREDEMIYYCYRGDKSSNTILASSEKLTQDVIANAPITVVPPSSEKLTIKYSIQVKQYALTKEAYQFWENIRRNTEQLGSIFDAQPSQLKGNIHNVTNPDEPVIGFVSISTTQRKRIFVDNDRVPYTWYVPDDGLCEKLGYLLNNNGENDVELFIIKLHLNPLEAILNPFTGQIIGYKAASVECSDCTLKGKTTAPPYWEF, from the coding sequence ATGTGCAGGGGGGGCAACTATATGGTTTATTTGATATTACTTACCGCAACAACGCCGGCCTGTCGTAAACCGTATGCGCCAAACCCGGTATCGGCCCCCGGTAGTTACCTGGTAGTTGAGGGTGTTATTGATCCCGGCGCCGATTCGACAATTATAACGGTGAGTAACTCGGTGCACCTTTCAGATACCACCTCGCTGGCAACAGAAACCAGTGCACGTTTAACAGTTGAAAGCGAGGCAGGCGCAAGCTATTCGTTAAACGAGTTTAAGGCCGGGCGCTATCTTGCTATCGGGTTAAATCTTGATAAAACAAAAAAGTATCGCCTGCATATCAGAACAAGCGGCGGGCAGGAATACGCATCAGACTATGTGCCTGTTAAACCAACCCCTCCTATTGATAGTGTAACTTATAAAGTAACATCAAGCGGTTTACAAATCAATTCAAACACCCATGATGCTACTAATAGTACGCGTTATTACAGGATGGCTTATGAGGAGGCCTGGAAGTTTCACGCACGGTTTAATTCGGGATTGATTGTAAAAAACGGCGAAATAGTGCCGCGCCGGGAAGATGAGATGATTTATTATTGTTACCGGGGCGATAAATCGTCTAATACCATTTTGGCATCATCAGAAAAACTGACGCAGGACGTAATTGCCAATGCTCCGATTACCGTGGTGCCGCCATCATCAGAAAAACTCACTATAAAATACAGCATCCAGGTAAAACAATATGCGCTTACAAAGGAAGCATATCAATTTTGGGAAAACATACGAAGAAACACCGAACAGCTGGGCAGTATATTTGATGCGCAGCCCTCGCAGTTAAAGGGAAATATTCATAACGTAACAAACCCCGATGAACCGGTTATCGGGTTTGTAAGCATAAGCACAACACAGCGTAAACGAATTTTTGTTGATAACGACAGGGTGCCTTATACCTGGTACGTTCCTGACGACGGGTTGTGTGAAAAGCTGGGCTATTTGTTAAATAATAACGGGGAGAATGATGTTGAACTTTTTATTATTAAGCTTCATCTGAACCCCCTGGAAGCTATACTGAATCCGTTTACCGGGCAGATTATTGGCTACAAAGCCGCATCAGTTGAATGTTCGGATTGTACTTTAAAAGGGAAAACAACTGCGCCACCTTATTGGGAGTTTTAA